A part of Vespa crabro chromosome 20, iyVesCrab1.2, whole genome shotgun sequence genomic DNA contains:
- the LOC124431284 gene encoding glutathione S-transferase 1-like — MKLYSVSDGPPSLACRQALKVLKINYELIDVDFGKGDHMTEEYEKLNPQKEIPVLVDDDLIMGESNAILQYLGDKYDVSGTLYPKDPRERAIVNHRLCFNLAYYYRNISEYVMAPIFFDYKRTPLGLKKVKMALDIFNTYLQRENTIYAAGNHLTIADFPLITSTMCLEAISFKLDQWPCVEKWYSHFKQFYPELWKIAEGGMKEISYYEKNPPDLSDMNHPIHPIRKIK, encoded by the exons ATGAAACTGTATTCTGTATCCGATGGTCCACCATCTCTCGCATGTCGTCAGGCGCTGAaggttttaaaaattaattatgaattgATTGATGTAGATTTTGGTAAAGGGGATCATATGACTGAAGAATATGAGAAG CTTAATCCTCAAAAAGAAATACCTGTTTTGGTTGACGATGATCTTATAATGGGAGAAag caaTGCCATTTTACAATACCTTGGCGATAAGTATGACGTATCCGGAACATTATATCCAAAGGATCCAAGAGAACGTGCTATTGTTAATCATCGTCTTTGTTTCAATcttgcttattattatcgtaatatttcgGAATACGTG atGGCACCTATATTTTTTGACTATAAAAGAACTCCACTGGGCTTGAAGAAAGTGAAAATGGCTTTGGATATTTTCAATACATATTTACAACgtgaaaatacaatatatgcTGCTGgta ATCACTTAACTATTGCGGATTTTCCATTGATCACGAGTACAATGTGTCTGGAGGCAATTTCTTTCAAGTTGGACCAATGGCCTTGCGTGGAGAAATGGTATAGtcattttaaacaattttatccAGAATTGTGGAAAATTGCAGAGGGTGGTATGAAGGAAATAAgttattacgaaaaaaatcCACCTGATTTATCTGATATGAATCATCCCATTCACCCGattcgaaaaattaaataa
- the LOC124431283 gene encoding BTB/POZ domain-containing protein 17, with the protein MLRSTFRWMTGSSNMDSIKDNDGLTISEIKEESEGSDSIEVDNSRTVLLKIATLYAERLMNDICLVVDGVEYPAHRLILCASSDVFQVMLMSPQWSESQESRVTLQETPQCAPIFSEFLRYFYTGQIRINHGVVLPILSLADKYNVKDLISLCLDYMQDHIALAAIHGTLVSWLQYTSNCGHHDITQSCQNFIKWNLELVAKTSDFGNFDLDILVSLLHQSSLVIKDEMTLYKCLESWLDHQANRLKTQLLPDELEATLKQLVVAVMSPVRFPMMSPRQLAELLLSPLTKKYKEFFVERMSIGMSFHSGQIERVKEVCLNEEDGALLFEPRLYTVDTCSSLLTIENFHGLPSYHTRTLVFSSHSCLAEYAGDKACEWVVDIYPKGVWFKKFFLIVWQGTVEMPEHVKRSVRLSLTCKEPPVNSDTDMRVKIGVLIYGLQDGVEHIARVTEIIHRFSKKERVLNLDDLLPFEELNPQQGSVTENTVSPFLVGPNKDILKLHIVISPAN; encoded by the exons ATGTTACGTAGTACATTTAGGTGGATGACAGGTTCTTCAAATATGGATTCAATTAAGGATAATGATGGTCTCACTATTAGTGAGATTAAAGAAGAATCTGAAGGTTCTGACTCTATAGAG gTGGACAATTCAAGaacagttttattaaagatagcTACATTATATGCGGAACGTCTTATGAATGATATCTGTTTGGTTGTCGATGGAGTAGAATACCCAGCACATCGTCTTATCCTTTGTGCTTCTAGTGATGTTTtccaa gTAATGTTAATGAGTCCACAATGGAGCGAATCTCAAGAAAGTAGAGTAACATTGCAAGAAACTCCTCAGTGTGCTCCAATATTTAGTGAATTTTTGCGATACTTTTATACCGGTCAGATAAGAATTAATCACGGAGTAGTTCTCCCAATCTTATCATTAgcagataaatataatgttaaagatttaatatcgttgtgCCTTGACTATATGCAAGATCATATTGCTTTGGCTGCTATACATGGTACATTAGTATCATGGTTACAATATACTTCTAATTGTGGTCATCACGATATTACTCAATCAtgtcaaaattttattaaatggaATTTAGAATTAGTGGCCAAAACATCAGACTTTGGAAATTTTGATTTGGACATATTAGTGTCGTTGTTACATCAAAGTAGTTTAGTTATAAAGGATGAGATGACACTTTATAAGTGCCTGGAATCATGGTTGGATCATCAGGCAAACAGATTAAAAACTCAATTATTGCCTGACGAATTGGAGGCAACATTAAAGCAATTAGTGGTAGCTGTTATGTCACCTGTTAGATTTCCAATGATGTCTCCTAGACAACTGGCAGAATTACTTTTATCACCATTAACGAAAAAGTACAAAGAATTTTTTGTAGAACGTATGTCCATTGGAATGTCCTTTCATTCTGGACAAATTGAGAGAGTGAAGGAGGTTTGTTTGAACGAGGAAGATGGTGCATTATTATTTGAGCCAAGGCTTTACACAGTGGACACGTGTAGTTCTTTACTtacaatagaaaattttcatggaTTGCCTTCTTATCATACAAGAACGCTTGTGTTCTCAAGTCATTCCTGTCTTGCAGAATATGCTGGTGATAAGGCATGCGAATGGGTCGTAGATATTTATCCAAAAGGTGTTTGgtttaaaaagtttttccTTATTGTATGGCAAGGGACCGTAGAAATGCCTGAACACGTTAAACGTTCTGTTAGATTGTCTTTAACTTGTAAGGAACCTCCGGTTAATAGTGATACTGATATGAGAGTAAAAATAGGTGTTCTGATATACGGACTCCAAGATGGAGTTGAACATATTGCAAGAGTGACGGAAATAATACATAGATTtagtaaaaaagaacgagTACTCAATCTGGATGATTTATTACCATTCGAAGAACTTAATCCACAACAAGGTTCTGTAACAGAAAATACAGTATCTCCATTCTTAGTTGGGCCCAATAAAGATATACTTAAATTGCATATAGTCATCTCTCCAgccaattaa
- the LOC124431287 gene encoding uncharacterized protein LOC124431287, with protein sequence MALWNNVLSGFDTEDETINFGTRIVIESKTSIYETVTLATVQADGEVKNKPNIQGSLQRTKLCIAIDKSITIFEDETCINILLSIGFDSLITCYCISKNEEFLYVVLKNGILYCLHLSDNGGVIFSINIFDLTNDYFNIMKIFIEKENNDLTQVILINGKGAIYRVTLFSVEKFISTDIEND encoded by the exons ATGGCTTTGTGGAATAATGTTTTATCGGGTTTCGATACGGAAGATGAAACTATTAATTTTGGAACGAGAATTGTTATAGAAAgtaaaacatctatttatgAAACTGTCACACTTGCAACCGTACAAGCGGATGGAGAA GTCAAAAATAAACCAAACATTCAAGGTTCTCTACAACGTACTAAACTGTGTATAGCAATTGATAAATCCATTACAATATTTGAAGATGAAACatgcataaatatattattaagtataGGTTTCGATTCTTTAATAACATGTTATTGTATATCAAAGaacgaagaatttttatatgttgtattgaaaaatggaatattatattgtttacaTTTATCAGATAATGGTGgtgttattttttctat aaatatatttgatcttacaaatgattattttaatattatgaaaatatttatagagaaagaaaataatgatttaactCAAGTTATTCTTATCAATGGAAAAGGTGCTATTTATAG agttactttattttctgttgaaaaattcatttctactgatattgaaaatgat